The Microbacterium sp. LWO12-1.2 genome includes a window with the following:
- a CDS encoding ROK family protein codes for MTRYALAVDVGGTKMEAALVSEDGVLVEGSRSRQGTGREATVDSLTAAVQAIVAHALAAAPADADIVGAGVGSAGPIDRAAGAIMPVNMPLARGFGLADAVRAAASDILGREVPTILGHDGGALALAESWLGATQDAGASLSIVVSTGVGGGFVANGAYIPGATGNAGHLGQVRREGGLTLEEIASGPASATWAQQQGWTGATGEDLAKDAAAGDEIARAAIERSAKAVGEALADAATLVDLDMVAIGGGFSRVSADYIDLVQHALTASAAHEYSRRARVVRSGLGDEGPLIGAAALIIR; via the coding sequence GTGACGCGCTACGCACTCGCCGTCGATGTGGGCGGCACGAAGATGGAGGCCGCCCTCGTGAGCGAGGACGGCGTGCTCGTGGAGGGCAGCCGTAGCAGGCAGGGCACCGGACGTGAGGCCACGGTCGATTCGCTCACTGCGGCGGTCCAGGCGATCGTCGCCCATGCGCTCGCCGCTGCCCCCGCTGACGCTGACATCGTCGGTGCGGGCGTCGGCAGCGCCGGCCCGATCGACCGCGCGGCCGGCGCCATCATGCCCGTCAACATGCCCCTCGCCCGCGGCTTCGGCCTCGCGGACGCGGTACGCGCGGCGGCATCCGACATCCTGGGTCGCGAGGTGCCGACGATCCTCGGACACGACGGCGGTGCGCTCGCGCTCGCCGAGTCCTGGCTCGGCGCGACGCAGGACGCGGGCGCGTCGCTGTCGATCGTGGTGTCCACGGGAGTCGGTGGGGGCTTCGTGGCGAACGGCGCCTACATCCCGGGTGCCACCGGCAACGCCGGACACCTCGGGCAGGTGCGCCGTGAGGGAGGCCTGACACTCGAGGAGATCGCCTCGGGCCCCGCGAGTGCCACCTGGGCGCAGCAGCAGGGCTGGACCGGTGCGACCGGTGAGGACCTGGCGAAGGATGCCGCGGCGGGCGACGAGATCGCCCGTGCGGCCATCGAGCGCTCGGCCAAGGCTGTCGGCGAGGCGCTGGCGGATGCCGCGACCCTCGTCGACCTCGACATGGTCGCGATCGGCGGGGGCTTCTCGCGGGTCTCCGCGGATTACATCGATCTGGTGCAGCATGCGCTCACGGCGAGCGCGGCGCACGAGTACTCGCGGCGAGCCCGCGTCGTGCGGTCGGGACTGGGCGACGAGGGACCGCTGATCGGCGCCGCGGCGCTCATCATCCGCTGA
- a CDS encoding anhydro-N-acetylmuramic acid kinase translates to MRVLGLLSGTSHDGIDVTVVDFDETDGALHGAVLLEDSIPYAPELRARLVAALPPAQTTLAEVCELDTLIGQAFAEVAATAAASVGGVDAVCTHGQTVYHWVDAGHALGTLQIGQPAWIAERVGAPVVSDVRIRDITAGGHGAPLVSFLDELLLRGRAGTSAALNLGGIANITIVGDGISAYDIGPANALVDAVVVDQGLNDLGYDEDAVIARIGAVDEALLAALLADPYYALPAPKSTGKEHFHLDYVRAHLSGREISAPDLVRTLTELTVRTVAQDVRAAGIGYLAVSGGGCRNPLIMQGLRAALPEVDVVLADELGASADNKEAVLFALIGWCTMHGVAAVIPGGTGASAPRILGTITPGAGPLRLPEPVAAVTSLTLRS, encoded by the coding sequence ATGCGCGTACTCGGCCTGCTCTCGGGCACCTCACACGACGGCATCGACGTCACAGTGGTCGACTTCGATGAGACTGACGGGGCGCTCCACGGTGCCGTGCTGCTCGAAGACAGCATCCCCTACGCCCCGGAACTCCGCGCACGTCTCGTCGCCGCGCTCCCGCCGGCGCAGACGACGCTCGCCGAGGTGTGCGAGCTCGACACCCTGATCGGCCAGGCGTTCGCCGAGGTCGCCGCCACGGCCGCGGCATCCGTCGGGGGAGTCGATGCGGTCTGCACGCATGGCCAGACCGTGTACCACTGGGTCGACGCCGGACACGCGCTCGGCACCCTGCAGATCGGGCAGCCGGCATGGATCGCCGAGCGTGTCGGCGCTCCGGTCGTCTCCGACGTGCGCATCCGCGACATCACCGCTGGAGGCCACGGTGCCCCGCTGGTGTCGTTCCTCGACGAGCTGCTGCTGCGCGGCCGTGCGGGCACCTCGGCCGCGCTGAACCTGGGCGGCATCGCGAACATCACGATCGTGGGCGACGGCATCTCGGCCTATGACATCGGTCCCGCGAACGCGCTGGTCGATGCCGTGGTGGTCGACCAGGGGCTGAACGATCTCGGTTACGACGAGGATGCCGTGATCGCCCGCATCGGCGCCGTCGATGAGGCATTGCTCGCCGCCCTCCTCGCCGACCCGTACTACGCGCTCCCCGCCCCGAAGAGCACCGGCAAGGAGCACTTCCACCTCGACTACGTGCGCGCACACCTGTCCGGACGGGAGATCTCGGCACCGGACCTGGTGCGCACGCTCACCGAGCTCACGGTGCGGACGGTCGCGCAGGATGTGCGTGCAGCGGGCATCGGCTACCTCGCGGTCTCGGGAGGCGGATGTCGCAACCCGCTGATAATGCAGGGGCTGCGCGCCGCGTTGCCCGAGGTCGATGTGGTGCTCGCCGACGAGCTCGGTGCCTCGGCCGACAACAAGGAAGCCGTGCTGTTCGCGCTGATCGGGTGGTGCACGATGCACGGTGTCGCCGCGGTGATCCCAGGGGGAACCGGCGCGAGCGCCCCGCGGATCCTCGGCACCATCACCCCGGGAGCGGGACCCCTGCGCCTGCCGGAACCGGTCGCCGCCGTCACGAGCCTGACGCTGCGGTCCTGA
- a CDS encoding HAD family hydrolase: MTLRLIATDLDGTLLDPSSAVTPRTRAALDAARSRGIHVVPVTARQPIGLRAIAADAAFDGWALCSNGAYAIHLIDGRMLFAEELPAETIRTLAAALHASIPGLLFASVREGGETFVAQHGYAEIADLSDHKRDPATMGGVPLEQVLSAPSLKFVIRHPELAPAALFQTLKDLGLTGFEATLSGAPFVEVMAEGVTKATGLARLCTHLGIDRTEVVAFGDALNDVEMLRWAGRGVAMADAEPVVQDAADETAASNGDDGVARVIERLLG, translated from the coding sequence ATGACGCTGCGGCTGATCGCGACCGATCTCGACGGCACTCTCCTCGACCCGTCGTCCGCCGTCACGCCGCGCACCCGCGCCGCACTCGATGCCGCCCGCAGCCGCGGCATCCACGTCGTGCCCGTCACGGCGCGACAGCCGATCGGCCTGCGTGCGATCGCCGCCGACGCGGCATTCGACGGGTGGGCGCTGTGCAGCAACGGCGCGTATGCGATCCACCTCATCGACGGCCGGATGCTGTTCGCCGAGGAGCTCCCGGCCGAGACGATCCGCACGCTCGCCGCCGCGCTGCACGCCAGCATCCCCGGCTTGCTGTTCGCGAGTGTGCGCGAGGGCGGCGAGACGTTCGTCGCCCAGCACGGCTACGCCGAGATCGCCGACCTCTCAGACCACAAGCGGGACCCCGCGACGATGGGTGGCGTGCCGCTGGAGCAGGTGCTCTCGGCCCCGAGCCTGAAGTTCGTGATCCGCCACCCCGAGCTCGCGCCGGCTGCCCTGTTCCAGACGCTGAAGGACCTCGGCCTCACGGGCTTCGAGGCGACGCTCTCCGGCGCCCCGTTCGTCGAGGTCATGGCCGAAGGCGTCACCAAGGCCACCGGCCTCGCCCGCCTCTGCACCCACCTCGGCATCGATCGCACCGAGGTCGTGGCGTTCGGCGACGCCCTCAACGACGTCGAGATGCTGCGCTGGGCCGGGCGAGGCGTGGCCATGGCCGACGCGGAGCCCGTCGTGCAGGACGCGGCCGATGAGACGGCGGCGTCGAACGGTGACGACGGGGTGGCGCGGGTCATCGAGCGACTGCTCGGCTGA
- a CDS encoding benzoate/H(+) symporter BenE family transporter — MPGTTPLSRPILAGIVTALVGFTSSFAVVLTGLSAVGATAAQAASGLLAVSLTMGLACIVLAWRYRMPITAAWSTPGAALLAATGTVDGGWSAAVGAFLVASALILLTALWPALGALIARIPPSIAQAMLAGVLLPLCLAPITGIVANPWGVVPVIVTWLVFARFAPRWAVPLAFVTATVVVAVSLVQESAPVDPSLLVPRFELTAPTFTVGALIGLALPLFIVTMASQNVPGVAVMRSFGYEVPWRPAMLVTGLGTALGAPAGGHAINLAAISAALAAGPDADPDPQRRWVAGVSTGVSYLVLGGFSAAFAALVLLAPEAVIPAVAGLALFAAFGSSVQQAIDDPGERLPAVVTFLVAASGVAVLGISAAFWALVAGLLVRTVLHAGRH; from the coding sequence ATGCCCGGCACCACTCCCCTATCCCGCCCGATCCTGGCGGGCATCGTCACGGCCCTGGTGGGCTTCACGAGCTCCTTCGCCGTCGTCCTCACCGGGCTCAGCGCCGTCGGGGCCACGGCCGCGCAGGCCGCGAGCGGACTCCTCGCCGTGAGCCTGACGATGGGGCTCGCGTGCATCGTGTTGGCATGGCGGTATCGGATGCCGATCACCGCCGCATGGTCCACTCCCGGTGCCGCGCTGCTCGCCGCGACCGGGACAGTGGACGGCGGATGGTCGGCCGCGGTCGGCGCCTTCCTCGTGGCCTCCGCGCTGATCCTGCTGACCGCACTGTGGCCCGCGCTCGGTGCACTGATCGCCCGCATCCCTCCCTCGATCGCCCAGGCGATGCTCGCCGGCGTGCTGCTGCCGCTGTGTCTCGCGCCGATCACCGGCATCGTGGCGAACCCCTGGGGTGTCGTTCCGGTCATCGTGACCTGGCTGGTCTTCGCCCGCTTCGCGCCGCGGTGGGCGGTGCCTCTGGCGTTCGTCACGGCGACCGTGGTGGTCGCCGTCTCCCTCGTGCAGGAGAGTGCGCCCGTCGATCCGTCGCTGCTGGTGCCGCGCTTCGAGCTCACCGCGCCGACGTTCACGGTCGGCGCGCTGATCGGGCTGGCGCTGCCGCTGTTCATCGTGACCATGGCATCGCAGAACGTGCCCGGCGTCGCCGTGATGCGCAGCTTCGGATATGAAGTGCCCTGGCGCCCGGCGATGCTCGTGACCGGCCTCGGCACTGCGCTCGGCGCCCCCGCCGGAGGCCACGCGATCAACCTCGCCGCCATCAGCGCTGCCCTCGCCGCAGGGCCCGACGCCGACCCCGACCCGCAGCGACGCTGGGTCGCGGGAGTCTCGACGGGCGTGTCCTACCTCGTGCTGGGCGGATTCTCGGCCGCCTTCGCCGCACTCGTCCTCCTCGCCCCCGAGGCCGTGATCCCCGCGGTCGCCGGCCTCGCCCTGTTCGCCGCCTTCGGCTCGTCGGTGCAGCAGGCGATCGACGACCCCGGCGAACGGCTCCCCGCGGTCGTGACGTTCCTGGTCGCGGCATCCGGCGTCGCGGTGCTCGGCATCAGCGCCGCGTTCTGGGCGCTCGTCGCCGGTCTTCTGGTGCGCACGGTGCTGCACGCCGGGCGGCACTGA
- a CDS encoding ABC transporter permease produces MNPSTGSGTQRATQTSNGIWLVAEREIGSKLRSKAFMISTGILLLLALVGILLSGFASNNSAEEKMPVAATSQTEAAVSALPNVTVTEVSDQAAAEELVRSEKVDAAVIPGDGPAGYTVIALKDAPGSLVSALSQSPDVVILDPATTNPLLRYFIAIGFGLVFMMAAATFGGTIAQSVVEEKQTRVVEVLLSAIPARTLLAGKVIGNTVLAMGQILALAAIATVGLIITGQNEILATLGAPIIWFAVFFLFGFILLASMFAAAASMVSRQEDIGSTTTPITMLIMAPYILVIVFNDNPLVLTIMSYVPFSAPVGMPMRLFVGEAQWWEPLLSLVILLASCVAAIVIGAKIYENSLLRMGTRVKLKDALRG; encoded by the coding sequence GTGAACCCTTCGACAGGCTCAGGGACCCAGCGCGCCACGCAGACCTCGAACGGCATCTGGCTCGTCGCAGAGCGCGAGATCGGGTCGAAGCTGCGCAGCAAGGCCTTCATGATCTCGACCGGCATCCTGCTGCTGCTCGCCCTGGTCGGCATCCTGCTCTCCGGATTCGCAAGCAACAACAGCGCCGAGGAGAAGATGCCGGTGGCGGCGACCTCGCAGACCGAAGCCGCCGTATCGGCCCTGCCGAACGTCACCGTCACCGAGGTGTCCGATCAGGCCGCGGCCGAGGAGCTCGTGCGCTCCGAGAAGGTCGACGCCGCCGTGATCCCCGGTGACGGACCCGCGGGCTACACGGTCATCGCGCTGAAGGATGCGCCCGGCTCGCTCGTCTCGGCGCTGTCGCAGTCGCCGGATGTCGTGATCCTCGACCCCGCGACCACCAACCCGCTGCTGCGCTACTTCATCGCGATCGGTTTCGGCCTCGTGTTCATGATGGCTGCGGCGACCTTCGGCGGCACGATCGCGCAGAGCGTCGTCGAGGAGAAGCAGACGCGCGTCGTCGAGGTGCTGCTGTCGGCGATCCCCGCCCGCACCCTGCTCGCCGGCAAGGTGATCGGCAACACCGTACTCGCGATGGGACAGATCCTCGCTCTCGCCGCGATCGCCACGGTCGGGCTGATCATCACGGGTCAGAACGAGATCCTCGCCACCCTCGGGGCGCCGATCATCTGGTTCGCGGTGTTCTTCCTGTTCGGGTTCATCCTGCTCGCGTCGATGTTCGCCGCCGCGGCATCCATGGTCTCCCGCCAGGAGGACATCGGATCGACCACGACCCCGATCACCATGCTGATCATGGCCCCGTACATCCTGGTCATCGTCTTCAACGACAACCCGTTGGTGCTGACGATCATGTCGTACGTGCCGTTCTCGGCTCCGGTCGGCATGCCGATGCGCCTGTTCGTCGGCGAGGCGCAGTGGTGGGAGCCGCTGCTGAGCCTCGTGATCCTCTTGGCGAGCTGCGTGGCCGCGATCGTGATCGGGGCGAAGATCTACGAGAACTCGCTCCTGCGCATGGGCACGCGTGTGAAGCTCAAGGACGCGCTGCGCGGCTGA
- a CDS encoding exodeoxyribonuclease III produces MRLATWNVNSIRTRVTRTVEFAVREDIDVLAMQEIKCKPEQFPYAPFEEAGYHVEVHGLNQWNGVAIASRLPITDVRTAFDGMPGFAKGHEGPDAPLEARALGVMVEGVRVWSLYVPNGRSLDDPHYAYKLHWLEALRTSTAAELSANPDLPLALVGDFNIIPFDTDNGDPDIVEGVSTHVSPAERQAFFAFQDAGVTDVVRPLLPEGYTYWDYQRLKFPRNEGIRIDFVLGSRTLSDAVSGASIHREERKGEQPSDHVPVVVEFDLAGADADDDDLPMIFS; encoded by the coding sequence ATGCGCTTGGCCACCTGGAACGTCAACTCCATCCGCACCCGTGTCACCCGCACCGTCGAGTTCGCCGTGCGCGAAGACATCGACGTGCTGGCGATGCAGGAGATCAAGTGCAAACCGGAGCAGTTCCCGTACGCGCCGTTCGAAGAGGCCGGCTACCACGTCGAGGTGCACGGCCTGAACCAGTGGAACGGCGTCGCGATCGCGAGCCGTCTGCCGATCACCGATGTGCGCACCGCGTTCGACGGGATGCCCGGCTTCGCGAAGGGCCATGAGGGTCCGGATGCTCCGCTCGAGGCCCGCGCGCTCGGTGTGATGGTCGAGGGCGTGCGCGTGTGGAGCCTGTACGTGCCGAACGGCCGTTCGCTCGACGACCCGCACTACGCGTACAAGCTGCACTGGCTCGAGGCGCTGCGCACCTCCACGGCCGCAGAGCTCTCGGCGAACCCCGACCTGCCGCTGGCCCTGGTCGGCGACTTCAACATCATCCCGTTCGACACCGACAACGGCGACCCCGACATCGTCGAGGGCGTGTCCACCCACGTGTCCCCGGCCGAGCGCCAGGCGTTCTTCGCCTTCCAGGACGCGGGGGTCACCGATGTCGTGCGCCCGCTGCTCCCCGAGGGCTACACGTACTGGGACTACCAGCGGCTCAAGTTCCCCCGCAACGAGGGCATCCGCATCGACTTCGTGCTGGGTTCGCGCACGCTGTCCGACGCCGTATCCGGCGCATCCATCCACCGCGAGGAGCGCAAGGGCGAGCAGCCGAGCGATCACGTGCCGGTGGTCGTCGAGTTCGACCTGGCCGGCGCCGATGCAGACGACGATGATCTGCCCATGATCTTCTCGTGA
- a CDS encoding response regulator transcription factor, which yields MTSSPIRVLLVDDHAMLRAGFRTILETQPDITVVGEAATGADAVVQASALHPDVITMDVQMPDMDGIEATRLIVADPEVAAAIAIVTTFDRDDYLHRALEAGASGFLLKNADAEDLIAAVRALAAGDGMLAPEVTRRVLARFAATPGPVAPTAPVAPAPAGPVTVLAEPLTEREAEVLALLADARSNAEIAGALYIGEATVKTHVSRILQKLGARDRVQAVVLAHRLGLA from the coding sequence ATGACCTCCTCCCCCATCCGCGTGCTGCTCGTCGACGACCACGCGATGCTCCGTGCCGGGTTCCGCACGATCCTCGAGACGCAACCCGACATCACGGTGGTCGGTGAAGCGGCGACCGGGGCGGATGCGGTGGTGCAGGCATCCGCTCTGCACCCCGATGTCATCACGATGGACGTGCAGATGCCCGACATGGACGGCATCGAGGCGACCAGACTCATCGTGGCCGACCCCGAGGTGGCCGCCGCGATCGCGATCGTCACGACCTTCGACCGCGATGATTACCTGCACAGGGCGCTCGAGGCCGGAGCCAGCGGGTTCCTGCTCAAGAACGCCGACGCCGAGGACCTGATCGCCGCCGTGCGCGCTCTCGCCGCCGGCGACGGGATGCTGGCCCCCGAAGTCACGCGCCGGGTGCTCGCCCGGTTCGCCGCGACCCCCGGGCCCGTGGCCCCCACCGCCCCGGTCGCCCCCGCGCCTGCCGGCCCCGTGACCGTGCTCGCCGAGCCGCTCACCGAGCGCGAAGCCGAGGTGCTGGCGCTGCTCGCGGACGCCCGCAGCAATGCCGAGATCGCCGGAGCGCTGTACATCGGCGAAGCCACGGTGAAGACGCACGTCTCGCGCATCCTGCAGAAGCTCGGTGCACGCGACCGCGTGCAGGCCGTCGTGTTGGCGCACCGTCTCGGGCTCGCTTAG
- the pyrE gene encoding orotate phosphoribosyltransferase has protein sequence MTALDADRQTLLDLIKDEAVFHGDFTLSSGKKATYYVDMRKLTLDHRAAPAIGRIMLDLIGDLDVVAVGGLTLGADPIANSVLHASVATERPLDAFVVRKEPKDHGRGRQIEGADVKGKRVVVLEDTSTTGQSALKAVEALRREGAEIVAVAVIVDRKTGAQAAIEAEGLEWRAAFDLDDLGLDPQ, from the coding sequence GTGACCGCACTCGACGCAGACCGCCAGACACTTCTCGACCTCATCAAGGATGAGGCGGTGTTCCACGGCGACTTCACCCTCTCCAGTGGCAAGAAGGCGACGTATTACGTCGACATGCGCAAGCTCACGCTCGACCACAGGGCCGCGCCCGCGATCGGCCGCATCATGCTCGACCTGATCGGAGATCTGGACGTCGTGGCGGTCGGCGGCCTCACGCTCGGCGCCGACCCGATCGCGAACTCCGTGCTGCACGCCTCGGTCGCCACCGAGCGCCCGCTCGACGCGTTCGTCGTGCGCAAGGAACCGAAGGATCACGGCCGCGGCCGCCAGATCGAGGGCGCGGACGTCAAGGGCAAGCGCGTCGTGGTGCTGGAGGACACCTCCACGACCGGACAGTCCGCACTCAAGGCCGTCGAAGCGCTGCGCCGTGAGGGTGCCGAGATCGTCGCCGTCGCCGTGATCGTCGATCGCAAGACCGGAGCGCAGGCCGCGATCGAAGCCGAGGGTCTCGAATGGCGTGCCGCCTTCGACCTCGACGACCTCGGACTCGACCCGCAGTGA
- a CDS encoding VOC family protein, with amino-acid sequence MTKVFVNLPTNDLERSMAFYTALGCEINPLFTDENAACVVWSEDIFFMILRREYFATFTEKPIADPNEVAQVSVSFSCDSRDDVDEILAKGLAAGGAEPKPAQDYGFMYSRDLDDPDGNSLGFLFMTEEAVENGPDQVAGQNADS; translated from the coding sequence GTGACCAAGGTGTTCGTCAATCTGCCCACCAATGATCTCGAGCGCAGCATGGCGTTCTACACGGCGCTCGGATGCGAGATCAATCCGCTCTTCACCGACGAGAACGCCGCGTGCGTCGTCTGGTCGGAGGACATCTTCTTCATGATCCTCCGGCGTGAGTACTTCGCCACGTTCACCGAGAAGCCGATCGCCGACCCGAACGAGGTCGCTCAGGTGTCGGTGTCGTTCAGCTGCGACTCACGCGACGACGTCGACGAGATCCTCGCCAAGGGGCTGGCAGCCGGTGGCGCCGAGCCCAAGCCGGCGCAGGACTACGGCTTCATGTACTCGCGCGACCTCGACGACCCCGACGGCAACTCGCTCGGATTCCTGTTCATGACCGAGGAAGCCGTCGAGAACGGCCCCGATCAGGTCGCAGGACAGAACGCCGACTCCTAG
- a CDS encoding ABC transporter ATP-binding protein, with product MTTGPLELTGITKSYGSRRVLDDVSFTVTPGRLTGFVGGNGAGKTTTMRIVLGLLSADGGRVDLNGTPLTTDDRRRFGYMPEERGLYPKMKVLEQIVYLARLHGFGKVEATARATELLSELGLGERLDDTIESLSLGNQQRAQIAAALVHDPEVLILDEPFSGLDPLAVDVVAGVLQSSAAKGAAILFSSHQLDVVERLCDDLVILAGGTIRASGSRDALRSEHAGNRYELVSAGDAGWLRTEPGVTVVDFEGGYALFDADGPDTAQRVLRSAVERGDVASFSPKHPSLAQIFKEVIQ from the coding sequence ATGACCACTGGACCCCTCGAATTGACGGGCATCACCAAGAGCTACGGCTCTCGGCGCGTGCTCGACGACGTCTCCTTCACCGTGACCCCCGGACGCCTGACCGGCTTCGTCGGCGGCAACGGCGCCGGCAAGACCACGACCATGCGCATCGTGCTCGGGCTGCTGTCAGCCGACGGCGGGCGGGTCGATCTGAACGGCACACCGCTCACCACGGATGACCGCCGCCGCTTCGGCTACATGCCGGAGGAGCGCGGCCTCTACCCCAAGATGAAGGTGCTCGAGCAGATCGTCTACCTGGCGCGGCTGCACGGCTTCGGCAAGGTCGAGGCCACCGCGCGGGCGACCGAACTGCTCAGCGAACTGGGCTTGGGCGAACGCCTCGACGACACGATCGAGTCCCTCTCCCTCGGCAACCAGCAGCGCGCGCAGATCGCCGCCGCTCTGGTGCACGACCCTGAGGTGCTCATCCTCGACGAGCCGTTCTCCGGCCTCGACCCGCTCGCGGTCGACGTGGTCGCCGGCGTGCTGCAGTCCAGCGCCGCGAAAGGCGCGGCCATCCTGTTCTCCTCGCACCAACTCGATGTGGTCGAGCGCCTGTGCGACGACCTCGTCATCCTCGCCGGCGGCACGATCCGCGCCTCCGGCTCGCGCGACGCACTCCGCTCCGAGCACGCGGGCAACCGGTACGAGCTGGTCTCGGCGGGCGACGCCGGCTGGCTGCGCACCGAACCCGGCGTCACCGTCGTCGACTTCGAGGGCGGCTACGCGCTGTTCGACGCCGACGGCCCCGACACGGCGCAGCGCGTCCTGCGGTCCGCCGTGGAGCGCGGCGACGTCGCCAGCTTCTCCCCCAAGCATCCCTCTCTCGCCCAGATCTTCAAGGAGGTCATCCAGTGA
- a CDS encoding sensor histidine kinase, whose product MPFTRTPTDRDRRNDLLLAVVLFAGAVISAGLSSIAQIYGDQQAPLWTALIYAVVVTAPLAFRRRWPGIVAVVTSTAYFVAVSVKVPELYVGNIAMFIGLYSVGAWMNDRRRAMIVRTAIIIGMFAWLLITMYYEAIKQADEADVVAGAFSPYIAFMMLQIMLNALYFGGAYYFGERAWASAAERTVLEQRTIELEREREVTAAQAVALDRVRIARELHDVVAHHVSVMGVQAGAARLVIDRDPAESKRILTGIESSARDAISELRQLLETLRTPGGDTTEPASTLTLEDIAELTASSTDAGLPTAYTVIGDPVRVPSVVAVNLYRIAQESLTNARRHAGVGATADVRVRYDHDGVEVEIVNTGRTVGQLRPGLGQLGMRERAIASGGTIEVSPRPHGGLRVRARVPLSPTTKEHA is encoded by the coding sequence ATGCCGTTCACCCGCACGCCGACCGACCGCGACCGCCGCAATGACCTGCTGCTGGCCGTCGTCCTGTTCGCCGGAGCCGTCATCAGCGCGGGGCTGTCGTCGATCGCCCAGATCTACGGCGACCAGCAGGCTCCCCTGTGGACCGCGCTGATCTATGCCGTCGTCGTGACCGCTCCCCTCGCGTTCCGTCGCCGCTGGCCCGGCATCGTCGCCGTGGTGACCTCGACGGCCTACTTCGTCGCGGTGAGTGTGAAGGTGCCGGAGCTCTACGTCGGCAACATCGCGATGTTCATCGGCCTGTACTCGGTCGGCGCCTGGATGAACGACCGCCGCCGCGCCATGATCGTGCGCACCGCGATCATCATCGGCATGTTCGCCTGGCTGCTGATCACCATGTACTACGAGGCGATCAAGCAAGCCGATGAGGCGGATGTCGTCGCCGGGGCGTTCTCGCCATACATCGCCTTCATGATGCTCCAGATCATGCTGAACGCGCTCTACTTCGGTGGGGCGTACTACTTCGGCGAGCGCGCGTGGGCGTCAGCGGCAGAGCGCACGGTGCTGGAGCAGCGCACGATCGAGCTGGAACGCGAGCGCGAGGTCACCGCGGCGCAGGCCGTGGCGCTGGACCGAGTGCGCATCGCCAGGGAGTTGCACGACGTCGTCGCCCACCACGTGTCGGTCATGGGGGTGCAGGCGGGAGCCGCGCGCCTGGTGATCGACCGGGACCCTGCGGAGTCGAAGCGGATCCTGACCGGGATCGAGTCCTCCGCGCGCGATGCGATCAGCGAGCTGCGACAGCTGCTGGAGACGCTGCGCACGCCCGGGGGTGACACGACGGAGCCGGCATCCACCCTGACTCTCGAGGACATCGCCGAACTCACCGCCTCCTCCACGGATGCGGGACTGCCCACCGCGTACACCGTGATCGGCGACCCGGTGCGCGTGCCATCGGTCGTCGCCGTGAACCTCTATCGCATCGCGCAGGAGTCGCTCACGAATGCCCGCCGTCACGCCGGAGTCGGAGCGACCGCTGATGTGCGGGTGCGCTACGACCACGACGGCGTCGAGGTCGAGATCGTCAACACCGGTCGCACGGTCGGCCAGCTCCGACCAGGGCTCGGGCAGCTCGGCATGCGCGAGCGCGCGATCGCCTCTGGCGGCACGATCGAGGTGTCACCGCGCCCGCACGGGGGACTGCGCGTGCGGGCGCGTGTGCCGCTCTCCCCCACCACGAAGGAGCATGCATGA